Part of the Natrialbaceae archaeon AArc-T1-2 genome, GCGATCTCCGGCGACAAGCGTCCCTCGAGGGCGTCACACCAGGCGACGTCGTCGCCGATGCCTTCGAGCAATACCTCGAGTGAACCGCACGACAGGGCGATGTCGGCGTCGGACCGGGAGAACGAGAAAGAAACGTTTAACCGGCGCTCACGAGAAGGTGAAATTGGAGGGCCGGTAGCTCAGTCCGGCAGAGCGTCTGGCTTTTAACCAGACGGCCGCGTGTTCAAATCGCGCCCGGCCCGCTTCTCGCCGCGAGCAAATCCGCGAGCGGCGAGCATCGGAACCGGCGGGATTTGAACGCAGGGAACACGCAGCGCGAACGAAGTGAGCGACCGTGTGACCGTGTGTTCAAATCGCGCCCGGCCCGCTTTTGCGACGAACAATCGACTATCGAACGGTGAACGGTCGACGGTCTCGACATCACTTTGTGTTAGAACGATAACTATCGGGTTGGGAACGTTGGGTGTGTGACTTTGTACCTCGGCCGTTACTAGACCGTATGGGATCGATTCCTGCTGACGTCCAGGACGTGTTCGAGAAGCGAACGTTCGCTCACATAGCGACGGTTCTACCCGACGGATCGCCGCATTCGACGCCGGTGTGGGTTGACTACGACGCCGATGCGGATCGGCTGTTGGTGAACACCGAACGCGGCCGCCGAAAGGAGAAAAACGTTCGAAACGACCCGCGAGTCGCCATTAGTATGACTGATCCGGACGATCCCTACCGAATGCTCTCGGTGACGGGTGAAGTCGATGAAGTTACCACGGATGGGGCGCGCGAGCACATCGACGAGCTGTCAGAGCGATATACAGGAGAGGACGAGTATCCCAACCCAATCGAGACGGAACGCGTCATCATCTCAATCAGACCCAAGAAGGTCAGTCACTTCGAAGGATAACGATGCGGTCTGTTTCCGACACGAAGTCCGAGAGCCGGTGAGGGGTCGATGTAGTGCCGCGAGAGTCCAGATAGGTAGACGGGGATAACCGCTTGCTGATTCAGAGTTATCCAAGAAGTCGCTATAAGCCAAGGGCCGGATTTGAACCGGCGGTGGGCGGCTCTGCAGGCCGCTGCGTTCGGCCGGACTCTGCCACCTTGGCGCGCTTGGTCGTAGTCACTGCGGTCGTTTAAGCGTAGCGGTACGATTCTGTACCCGATCGCCCAATATATACAAAAGGCCACACAGCCACAGCTGTGGCTGTGTAGGGCCGTAGATAAGTATGAAAGTATGAGTGGAGGCGGCGAACCAGCGTTTCCAGAGGGTCTCCCACTCCAGTACTTGCCGGAACGCTGGCGGGCTTATCTTCCGTGTTCGAGATGGGTACGGGAGCGCCCCGCCGCTGTGGCCGCCCGAACGCCGATCGACGGAATCGAACCGTCGCCACTCCAGTATCGGTCTCTCTCCGCCACAACCGTGTCGTACGTGTAGTCCAGTCTGCGCCTGGACCCGTTTCCGGGTCATGATCCATGCGGTATGAATGGTGGCTCGATCGGTTAGTGCTCGCGGGCTCAACGCCTCGTTGCCTTGGCGCGTACACCCCGAGTCTATCGACCTCCTCTTCTAGGAGGGATCTCAGGTGGTTCCTCGTTTCCAGGTGGGTTTCCGGCTTAGATGCGTTCAGCCGTTACCCCGTGGTGCGTCGCTGCCCGGCACGTGCTCTCTCGAACAACCGGTACACCAGTGGCACCCATTCGTAGTTCCTCTCGTACTATACGAACGTTCCTGTCAGGAACCGTAACACCCCCAATAGATAGCAGCCGACCTGTCTCACGACGGTCTAAACCCAGCTCACGACCTCCTTTAATAGGCGAACAACCTCACCCTTGCCCGCTTCTGCACGGGCAGGATGGAGGGAACCGACATCGAGGTAGCAAGCCACTCGGTCGATATGTGCTCTTGCGAGTGACGACTCTGTTATCCCTAAGGTAGCTTTTCTGTCAGCAATTGCCCGCAACGAGCGGGCTAATTGGTTCGCTAGACCACGCTTTCGCGTCAGCGTCCGTCGTTGTGCCGGACACTGTCAGGCTCCCATGTGCTCTTGCGCTCTCTCCCGCGTCTCCGACGCGGGTGAGGGAACCGTGGGGCGCGCCCGATATCTTTTCAGGCGCGTACCGCCCCAGTCAAACTGCCCGGCTACCGGTGTCCTCCTCCCGGAGTGAGAGTCGCAGTCACCATCGGGTAGTATTTCAATGCTGCCTCGGTGACCCGCTGGCGCGGGTACCTGTGTACTGGCTCCTACCTATGCTGCACAATGGCGACCACGTCTCAGCGACAGCCTGCAGTAAAGCTCTATAGGGTCTTCGCTTCCCCTTGGGGGTCTCCAGACTCCGCACTGGAATGTACAGTTCACCGGGCCCAACGTTGGGACAGTGGCGCTCTCGTTGATCCATTCATGCAAGCCGCTACTGAAGCGGCAAGGTACTACGCTACCTTAAGAGGGTCATAGTTACCCCCGCCGTTAACGGGTCCTTCGTCCTCTTGTACGAGGTGTTCAGATACCCGCACTGGGCAGGATTCAGTGACCGTACGAGTCCTTGCGGATTTGCGGTCACCTATGTTGGTATTAGACAGTCGGAGCGCCCGAGTCACTGCGACCTGCCCCGAAGAGGGCAGGCATCCCTTCTTCCGAAGGTACGGGACTAACTTGCCGAATTCCCTAACGTCGGTTGCTCCCGACAGACCTTGGCTTTCGCCGCCACGAGTACCTGTGTCGGTTCTCGGTACGGACAGTGTGCTCGCCTTTTCACGGGCTCTCGGTTGACCTGACTTGCGCTATCCAGCCATTCGCTCGCTTCCTGCCATTACGGCTTCCACGAACTTCGACTGTTCGACCGGGCGATAGCCCGGCTCAGGCGGCCCCAAAGCGTCGGCTTTGAGTGCACACTGGCACAGGAATATTAACCTGTTTCCCTTTCATCAGCTTCGACTTACGGGCTGATTTAGGACCGGCTAACCCTCAGCTGATCAGCAGTGCTGAGGAACCCTTACTCGTTCGGCCGTCGGGGGTCTAACCCGACTCACGCTGCTACTATGACCAGGATTTTCGTTACTGAACGGTCCACACGACCTCTCGGCCGTGCTTCCACCCGAACAGAACGCCAACCTACACGATCACCCGGTAAAGGGTGCGGCTAGGTCTCGGTGGTGGACTTGAGCCCCGATCATTTTCGGCGCCCCGAACCTCGGCCGGTAAGCTGTTACGCTTTTCTTAGAGGGTAGCTGCTTCTAAGCTCACCTCCCGGCTGTCTAGGGCTCGGGACCACCTTCGATCGCACTTAGTCCACACTTGGGGACCTTAACCCAGCTCTGGGTTGTCTCCCTCACGGTACACAGGCTTACCCCGCATACCGGACTCCCTGCGTCGACGGCGTCCGTAGGTTCGGAGTTGGACAGGGGGGCGTACTCCTCTCGGAGTACGGTCCCCCAATCCGTCGCTCTACCCCACGGACTACCTCGGCAGAGGTCATGCTTCGACATGTTTCGGTTGGAACCAGCTGTGTCCGGACTCGATGGGCCTTTCACCCCTAGACGTAGGTCACGCGAGGGTATTGTAGGACACCAACGCTAACAGGCCTCCACGCACCTTTCGGCACGCTTCACCTTGCCCACGCCTAGATCGTCCGGTTTCGGGTCGTGTCCGATTGACTCCCCGCGCTTGAACACGGCGGCCCTCGCAATGCTGCGGCCATGTCGGTTTCCCTGCGCCTTCCCCGATGATCGGGTTAGACTCGCCAATCAGACACACTCCCTGGTTCGTTTTTCAAAACGTACGACGGAACACCGGCTTCCCGATCTTCCTACTGTACCCTCGCGGGTAGGTCGTTTTGATCGGGACCTTGTATGCCCCGTCGTTCCATCGCCAACTGATTTCACGCCCTATTGCACCTCCCTTCGTGGGGTGCTTTTCAGCGTTCGCTCACGCTACTTGTTCGCTATCGGTCTCGAGGAGTGTTTAGTCTTCGCGGTCGATGCCCGCGAGATTCACGAGGGATATCCAACCCCCGATACTCTGGAGCTGACGCGTCCCGTACTACGCTTCACTACGGGGTTGTCACCCTGTTTCACGCTCCGTTCCAGGAGACTTCGTGAAGCGGTTCGAGGAGTGGTTGTCAGTCCGAACACCACATTGCCCACGCGGAACCTGACGGTCCCACACAGGCTTCGGTTTGGACTGTGTCGCGTTCACTCGCCGTTAGTAACGACATCGCGATTGCTTTCTTTTCCTGCCGGTACTGAGATGTTTCAATTTCCGGCGTTCCCCATTGCGCGAAGCAATTGCGGTGGGGATTCCCATTCGGAGATCCTCAGTTCTTTCCCTCCGTGCGGGTCCCTGAGGCTTATCGCAGCTTGGCACGTCCTTCATCGGCTCTCGAGCCGAGCGATCCACCAGCTGGCACAGTAGCCACGTTCGACGGATCGGCGTTGCGACGAAGTCGCAACGATGTAGTGACCCGGGAACGGGTCCAGTGGACGCCTGGACTACACGTACACACGGTCTCATCCGCACGCCAGTAGACAGCTGGCCTGCATTAACCCTTCCCACCCGCGTTTACACGGGGTGGTGCATCGGTTCTGTCGTACCCAATCGTCGCGCCGTCTCCCACTTAAGGGGAGCGATTCGACGACGGGCCGAGACATGGACCCACTGGGAGTCGAACCCGGGGCGACCGCCGTCGGCGGCGGTCGCCCTTCCAGTCAGGTATGGGTCCAGCCCGCTCGCGTTCTCGTACAGAGCGAGCGGGAACGAGGTGTGAGCCCTGGTAGTTCAAAGGTGCCCGATCGGCCTACGGGTGGGCGATCGAACGTGGTGGTGTGGCACAACGGGCCACGAGTGGTGGGCTGGGGCGACGCCCCAGTCCCGGGCTGTGGAGGTGATCCAGCCGCAGATTCCCCTACGGCTACCTTGTTACGACTTAAGCCCCCTTGCGAAGCCCAGATTCGACCCCGATCGGGGCCTCATCCGGACCTCACTCGGGTGCTTTGACGGGCGGTGTGTGCAAGGAGCAGGGACGTATTCACCGCGCCCTTCTGAGGCGCGATTACTACCGAATCCAGCTTCATGCGGGTGAGTTTCAACCCGCAATCCGAACTACGACCGAGTTTCGGAGATTAGCGTCGCCTTTCGGCGTGGCATCCCACTGTCTCGGCCATTGTAGCCCGCGTGTCGCCCAGCACATTCGGGGCATACTGACCTACCGTTGCCCGTTCCTTCCTCCGCTTTGGCAGCGGCAGTCCTCCTAATGTACCCAGCTACCACAAGGGTACTGCTGGCAATTAGGAGTGCGGGTCTCGCTCGTTGCCTGACTTAACAGGACGCCTCACGGTACGAGCTGACGGCGGCCATGCACCTCCTCTCAGCAGGTCAGGTAAGCTCATCACACTGACCGTCACTCCTGCTGTCGATGCTGGTGAGATGTCCGGCGTTGAGTCCAATTAAACCGCAGGCTCCTCCGGTTGTAGTGCTCCCCCGCCAATTCCTTTAAGTTTCATCCTTGCGGACGTACTTCCCAGGCGGTCTGCTTCACGGCTTCCCTACGGCACACCACAGGCTCGTAGCCTGTGGCACACCTAGCAGACATCGTTTACGGCTCGGACTACCCGGGTATCTAATCCGGTTCGTGACCCGAGCTTTCGTCCCTCACCGTCGGATCCGTCTTCCAGAGGCGCTTTCGCCACCGGTGGTCCGTCCAGGATTACGGGATTTCACTCCTACCCCGGACGTACCCCTCTGGTCTTCCGGTCCCAAGCCAGGCAGTTTCCGCCGGACGCCCGCACGTTAGGCGTGCGGATTTCCCGACGGACTTGCCCGGCCGGCTACGGACGCTTTAGGCCCAATAATAGCGGTCATCACTCGAGCTGCCGGTATTACCGCGGCGGCTGGCACCGGTCTTGCCCAGCTCTTGTTCCACGACCACCTTACGGTAGTGAAAAGCGAGGACTGTATGCCCTCGCACTCGGAGTCCCCTTATCGCACTGTCGTGCAGTGTAAAGGTTTCGCGCCTGCTGCGCCCCGTAGGGCCCGGTATCTTGTCTCAGATACCGTCTCCGGGCTCTCACTCTCATGACCCGTACCGATTACTGGCACGGTGGGCCGTTACCCCACCGTCAACCTAATCGGCCGCAGCCACATCCTATGGCGCGAAAGCGTTTCGGACTCGACCCATTCCAGGGGTCGAGTCGTATGCGGGATTAGCCTCAGTTTCCCGAGGTTGTCCCGCTCCATAGGGTAGTTTGGCCACGTGTTACTGAGCTATCTGCCACGAGCCTGAACTCGTGCGACTAGCATGGCTAAATCGGACTCCAATAGCAATGACCTCCGGCAGGATCAACCGGAATGCTATCTCCCCGTGAAGGGGAGGGTTTGGCGGTGAATGTAGATACACACTCACACAAATGGTCCACGTTCGGTGATCGACCCACGATCGCGAACCGATCGGGCGTCACCGAACTACCAAGGCTCACATCAGATCCCATCTGTACGGAAGACCGCAGGGGTAGGATCCTCATTTCCTTCGGACGTAATCGTACGCTTCGAGGAGTACTTAACCCCTTCGAAGCGCACCGTCCGTGCCGACGGGGCTGATGCCCCGTCGATCACGCATCGTTGCGTTTTCATCCCAACGCCCTCGAACACTTAAGGGCATCGGATCATCCACCACCTGGAAGTCGGCCCAGGTGACGGGATCGCGTATCCGGTCGAAATTGCCCTGGGTATATAAGGGCGTCGTCTCCGTCCAACCGGGTCGTGCTCGAGTCGGCGTGGAATGCGTTTCCTACCTCCGCACCGGGAACGGTCGGAGGACGTGACGATCGTCGCCACGTTGTGTGCATTCGGTTCGAGGTGGGGTGGATATATAAAGCCGTCGAACGAATCCATCATCGGATCCCGGTACCATGGGACGATTCTCCACGTGGGATGCCGTCTCGAGCACTGATAAAGCCGCGACGGCCGTCGACGCGGTCCGTCGCGCACGGGCCGCGACGCTGCCGATTTCCCAAACGGAAATACGCCGAGTTGCAAACGCTGGCAGTGGCCGGCCAAACTGGTTTTTCCTGCCGTCGGGTACGTCGTGTTCGATGGTAACCGATCCAGTGTGCGGGCGTGACGTGAATCCGAACGAAACCGAAATCCAGTCCGAACGCGACGGAGAGATGTACTACTTCTGTTCGATCGATTGCCGGGAAGCGTTCGGGCAGGAGCCAGAACGGTATACGAACGGACAAAACGGGTGACCGGCAACGACGGCTGTGAGTCGTGTACAACTTACAGCCGGTGGGGTACTGTTCTCGGCAACGCAGTCAGCTCTGAGATGGCTGTGGTGTTTCTCGCCATCGATGGCTCTAAATCAACCGCGTGAAAAGTAGCGCACGAATGGTCCGGGACTCGATCGCTTCGGAGTCGGCACCGTCGGCGGCGGAGATCTGCTCCGCGCTCGACGATCCCGACTGTC contains:
- a CDS encoding PPOX class F420-dependent oxidoreductase, whose translation is MGSIPADVQDVFEKRTFAHIATVLPDGSPHSTPVWVDYDADADRLLVNTERGRRKEKNVRNDPRVAISMTDPDDPYRMLSVTGEVDEVTTDGAREHIDELSERYTGEDEYPNPIETERVIISIRPKKVSHFEG
- a CDS encoding YHS domain-containing protein, yielding MVTDPVCGRDVNPNETEIQSERDGEMYYFCSIDCREAFGQEPERYTNGQNG